One part of the Lycium ferocissimum isolate CSIRO_LF1 chromosome 8, AGI_CSIRO_Lferr_CH_V1, whole genome shotgun sequence genome encodes these proteins:
- the LOC132066569 gene encoding probable aspartic proteinase GIP2, which yields MVSKINSLSLFLCFLLLFSLSTAKTPPRPRAFLLPVTKDAATKQYVTVIRQRTPLFPVKLTVDLGQRSMWVDCEKGYVSSSYKPVPCSSVPCERSFSGACVESCVGSPSPGCNNNTCAFFPDNPFINTGSVGEFAEDVVSLQLTDGCSNTGKFVSANGVVFACGPTFLLKALAKGVIGIAGFRNGFIGLPSQIAAAFHLDRKFAICLSSSTTSPGVILFGDSRYVSLPGVNVSRTLAYTPLLKNHVSTVGSHIQGEPSMEYFIGVKSIKINGNVVPINTKLLTINKYGIGGAKINTVDPYTKMETSIYNAFTKVFVKSLAKVPRARPVDPFKVCYNRTTFGSTRVGPGVSPIELILGNKNATLNSVWTIRGANSMVAVDNAVLCLGFVDGGPEPKTSIVIGAHQIEDNLLQFDIANKRLGFSL from the coding sequence ATGGTTTCCAAAATAAATTCTCTATCcttatttctttgttttctcctctTATTTTCCCTCTCCACAGCCAAAACACCTCCAAGACCTCGAGCTTTTCTTCTTCCAGTGACCAAAGATGCAGCCACTAAGCAATACGTCACTGTCATTCGCCAAAGAACTCCCCTTTTTCCCGTAAAACTAACTGTAGATCTTGGCCAAAGATCCATGTGGGTTGATTGTGAAAAGGGCTATGTTAGCTCATCGTATAAACCTGTTCCTTGTAGTTCTGTCCCTTGCGAACGTTCTTTTTCTGGTGCCTGTGTTGAATCATGTGTAGGTTCTCCTTCACCAGGGTGCAACAATAATACCTGTGCCTTTTTCCCTGATAACCCTTTTATTAACACCGGCTCTGTTGGTGAATTTGCTGAAGATGTCGTCTCCCTTCAGTTGACGGATGGCTGCTCGAATACAGGTAAATTTGTATCAGCAAATGGAGTCGTTTTCGCTTGTGGCCCTACATTTCTGTTAAAGGCCTTAGCTAAAGGAGTTATAGGGATAGCTGGATTTAGAAATGGTTTCATTGGACTTCCTTCTCAAATTGCTGCTGCTTTCCATCTTGATCGAAAGTTTGCTATCTGCTTGAGTTCATCCACAACTTCTCCCGGAGTTATCCTCTTTGGTGATAGTCGTTATGTTTCTCTCCCTGGAGTAAATGTCTCCAGGACACTTGCTTATACGCCTCTTCTTAAGAACCATGTTAGTACTGTGGGGTCTCATATTCAAGGGGAACCTTCGATGGAGTACTTCATTGGAGTGAAGTCCATCAAAATAAATGGCAATGTTGTGCCAATAAACACCAAATTGCTGACCATCAACAAGTATGGCATTGGAGGAGCCAAAATCAACACAGTTGATCCTTACACAAAAATGGAGACATCCATTTATAATGCATTTACAAAAGTATTCGTCAAATCGCTAGCTAAGGTTCCAAGGGCTAGACCTGTGGATCCTTTCAAGGTGTGTTATAATAGAACAACTTTTGGAAGCACTCGTGTTGGTCCTGGTGTTTCACCTATTGAACTGATATTGGGAAATAAAAACGCTACATTGAATTCTGTTTGGACTATCAGGGGTGCAAATTCGATGGTGGCTGTAGATAATGCAGTGCTATGTCTTGGTTTTGTAGATGGTGGACCTGAGCCAAAAACTTCTATAGTCATCGGAGCACATCAAATTGAGGACAATCTCTTGCAATTTGACATTGCTAACAAAAGGTTGGGCTTTAGCCTTTAG
- the LOC132066568 gene encoding probable aspartic proteinase GIP2 codes for MLTFKPPSSSNYTFFLLFLLLNISLCSAIVLPTTLTLPVTKDPSTLQYNTVIGQRTPLVPVNFTIDLGGRSLLVDCERGYDSSTYKPARCNSTQCSFAKVDSDACGDYCSKPRPQPGCNNNTCHTLVGNPIINHYTYGAELAEDVLAIGVVPIILISQPRFIFTCVESYIMRRLGKGVTGFAGFGHDSTISLPNQLALLDSRFTRKFGICLSSSTRSSGVIFIGSSPYYVYYPMIDISNNLVYTKLITNPRDLLKTSEYFVQVSSIRIAGQDVPLNKTLLYISKKNGVGGTQISTTIPFTILHTSIYDAVKTAFLKAIPKNVTIVEPPMKRFGACFSSKNIGRTNVGPDVPIIDFVLHKPSAYWRIYGANSVVQVNKDVMCLAFVGRDQTWGPSIVIGGHQLEENLLLFDLPRNKIGFSSSLKLQKTSCAKYDYASKI; via the exons ATGTTGACATTCAAACCTCCTTCATCTTCCAActacactttcttcctcttATTTCTTCTACTCAATATTTCTCTATGCTCAGCTATTGTACTACCTACAACACTAACCCTTCCAGTCACCAAAGACCCATCAACCCTACAATATAATACGGTAATAGGGCAGAGAACTCCGTTAGTCCCTGTCAACTTCACCATCGACCTTGGTGGCCGAAGCTTATTGGTGGACTGCGAAAGAGGTTATGACAGCTCAACTTACAAACCGGCTCGCTGCAATTCCACACAATGTTCTTTTGCCAAG gTTGATTCTGATGCCTGTGGAGACTACTGCTCCAAACCTCGACCACAGCCTGGATGCAACAACAATACTTGTCATACTCTAGTTGGAAATCCCATTATTAATCATTACACATACGGTGCAGAACTCGCTGAGGATGTGTTGGCCATTGGTGTAGTGCCAATCATCCTGATCTCTCAGCCAAGATTTATTTTCACTTGTGTTGAGTCTTATATAATGAGACGCCTTGGCAAAGGAGTCACAG GATTTGCAGGTTTTGGACACGATAGTACAATTTCCTTGCCTAATCAACTTGCTTTATTAGACTCAAGATTCACCAGGAAGTTTGGTATTTGCTTGAGCTCATCTACAAGATCTAGTGGAGTTATCTTCATTGGTTCTAGTCCATATTATGTTTACTATCCTATGATTGATATCTCCAATAATCTTGTCTATACCAAACTAATCACAAATCCCAGGGACTTACTGAAAACTTCCGAGTACTTTGTCCAAGTTTCGTCCATTCGGATCGCGGGGCAAGACGTTCCACTAAATAAAACATTGCTGTATATTAGCAAGAAAAATGGAGTTGGTGGAACCCAAATCAGCACAACGATACCTTTCACAATTTTGCACACTAGCATTTACGATGCTGTTAAAACTGCTTTCCTCAAGGCGATTCCTAAGAACGTGACAATCGTAGAGCCTCCTATGAAAAGATTTGGAGCTTGCTTTAGTTCCAAAAATATTGGACGCACAAACGTTGGACCAGATGTTCCTATAATAGATTTTGTCTTGCACAAACCGAGTGCATATTGGAGGATTTATGGGGCAAATTCAGTGGTACAAGTTAACAAGGACGTTATGTGTTTAGCGTTTGTTGGAAGGGACCAAACTTGGGGACCATCGATTGTGATAGGAGGTCATCAATTGGAAGAGAATTTGTTGCTATTTGACCTTCCACGAAACAAAATAGGTTTCAGCTCCTCACTCAAGCTCCAAAAAACATCATGTGCTAAGTACGATTATGCCTCTAAGATTTAA